A part of Campylobacter magnus genomic DNA contains:
- the ccoO gene encoding cytochrome-c oxidase, cbb3-type subunit II gives MFSWLEKNPFFFAVFVFVFIAYAGVVEILPDFAERARPTKDTKPYSVLELAGRHIYIKDSCNACHSQLIRPFKSETDRYGAYTVSGEFAYDRPFLWGSKRTGPDLARIGNYRTADWHENHMKDPTSVVDGSIMPAYKHMFKNNANIETAYAEALTVKKVFNVPYDVEGGVKLGSWDEAQAQVKAEAKAIIDQMKDQEIKDAFEKNGEIREIVALIAYLNSLK, from the coding sequence ATGTTTAGTTGGTTAGAAAAAAATCCTTTCTTTTTTGCTGTTTTTGTATTTGTTTTCATTGCTTATGCTGGTGTAGTTGAGATTTTGCCAGATTTTGCTGAGCGTGCAAGACCTACAAAAGATACTAAACCTTATAGTGTTTTAGAGCTTGCAGGTCGCCATATATACATAAAAGACAGCTGTAACGCCTGCCACTCACAGCTAATTCGTCCGTTTAAATCAGAAACTGATAGATACGGTGCTTATACTGTTAGTGGTGAGTTTGCTTATGATAGACCTTTCCTTTGGGGCTCTAAAAGAACTGGTCCAGACCTAGCTCGCATCGGTAACTACCGCACAGCTGACTGGCACGAAAACCACATGAAAGATCCTACAAGCGTAGTTGATGGCTCTATTATGCCTGCTTATAAACATATGTTTAAAAACAATGCAAATATAGAAACTGCTTATGCTGAGGCTTTGACTGTTAAGAAGGTATTTAATGTACCTTATGATGTTGAAGGTGGTGTAAAACTTGGTTCTTGGGATGAAGCGCAAGCGCAAGTAAAAGCAGAGGCTAAAGCTATTATCGATCAAATGAAAGATCAAGAGATCAAAGATGCATTTGAGAAAAATGGCGAAATCCGCGAAATTGTAGCGCTTATCGCATATCTAAATAGCTTGAAATAA
- a CDS encoding CopD family protein: MDYFWVKFVHFCAFISWMAMLFYLPRLYVYHAEHRQNSGFCDVVKIQERKLYNGIGWLGLGITLLSGLYLLHLKPELMQMPYFHLKLTAAVLLIIYHFSLGYFLRSFRLGKCALPGKFFRVWNEVPTLIMFAIIYAMIVWANS; encoded by the coding sequence ATGGACTATTTTTGGGTGAAGTTTGTGCATTTTTGTGCGTTTATTTCGTGGATGGCGATGCTTTTTTATCTGCCTAGGCTTTATGTTTATCACGCAGAGCATAGACAAAACTCTGGCTTTTGCGATGTAGTAAAAATTCAAGAGCGTAAGCTTTATAATGGCATTGGCTGGTTGGGGCTTGGTATAACCTTGCTAAGCGGGCTTTATTTATTGCATTTAAAACCTGAGCTTATGCAAATGCCGTATTTTCATCTTAAGCTAACGGCTGCGGTGTTACTTATCATTTATCATTTTAGTTTGGGATACTTTTTGCGTAGTTTTAGACTAGGCAAATGCGCCTTGCCTGGCAAGTTTTTTAGAGTGTGGAATGAGGTGCCTACGCTAATTATGTTTGCCATTATTTATGCGATGATTGTGTGGGCAAATAGTTAG
- a CDS encoding sensor histidine kinase — MKANISTFFFAKISVLVLLFLSIILLCYFSWGLYSSIKFRELIDRASPLYSLIKDISKERSARLIKEFYLDVDIDIGELEEATNNLAKELNMPDYFFHKLNSMRENFDVNVTNREFLLGFSELDEYILAEFDRLHLKNVNSEINSIIMAMWQIAKDDVRQNNIKDLLVKAAWADKVLSKDDLLLLDDLYFEYANYIDILYQTPASFATFNKIDFDEIKAKYSQDKEYTKYNIEKFYNIVHSAIIRGEITTNPNVIMDVSRKIENKNGENIDFLIDFTKKTQLNSIYIITFYTCVSFFIVLLCAYTFISLKRREKCFLENLSLLDLHTQNLKAIARFRSKNPDDAEIYKLFGDISEHFYEMDKIELRNKNEYSFFMDLITSEVKNPLNDIVGNIQLLQMLKSNTQQHETYYNKLLGSAKELDVLFNSLLKISSIQAKNLSLELLEVDIFDAINNVISDVIASIKQNNKTRINFIAYIDPELEGGVVCDIAKLRFIFATLLGNAIKYCSVNGMIALVIKCEHTEIQGEKIIKRIRISIIDNGSGFDQTMLIEHSQTDKNIKVYSTKGLNLTISREYLRVMGSKLEINSSQKGTKASFILEAEFCNHAHNLKGAYTGKKIYVHESSLPKFELPMGENNETLKPRVLLDSYLRYLGFDYEFTDAKLDDAIYIVVGEKEPFDMQKCIFCSPTPPDVITDDKVHIETPFCVNSIANAYDIITGKARGEQNIEKLDATALVLTTTAISSLVAKYIQHVKLPSSEIKDYDDSKKDKVFTLEGKLSGKYDIVFVDTDMFKNLKVDCPVVSISNEKLKEGDINSPILRSIICDKNKTERLEQEIIYSINVFKRRKGLITGGIKDILLFKKSLAASNIYKSAMLSFASSVDVVNDIGQFYKKLKTDTYKVVMCDCGIKGFTYEAYKNAIEEARKSKGHQTVAVLFKGSNDTVHVKDFFEIISTKAGKRDLEQSLKRHLNTSQY, encoded by the coding sequence ATGAAGGCTAATATTTCTACATTTTTCTTTGCTAAAATAAGTGTTCTTGTGCTACTTTTTTTATCTATTATATTGCTTTGTTATTTTAGTTGGGGGCTTTATAGTAGTATTAAGTTTAGAGAGCTTATAGATAGAGCTTCACCTTTATATAGCTTGATTAAAGATATTAGCAAAGAGCGTTCTGCTAGACTTATTAAAGAGTTTTATTTAGATGTAGATATTGATATAGGCGAGTTAGAAGAGGCTACAAATAATTTGGCAAAAGAGCTAAATATGCCTGATTATTTTTTTCACAAGCTAAATTCCATGAGAGAAAACTTTGATGTAAATGTTACAAATAGAGAGTTTTTGCTTGGGTTTTCAGAACTTGATGAGTATATTTTAGCAGAGTTTGATAGACTGCATTTAAAAAATGTAAATAGCGAAATAAACAGCATCATCATGGCTATGTGGCAAATTGCTAAAGATGATGTTCGACAAAATAATATAAAAGACTTGCTTGTAAAGGCTGCTTGGGCAGACAAGGTTTTAAGCAAAGATGATTTGCTTTTATTAGATGATTTGTATTTTGAGTATGCTAATTACATAGATATTCTTTATCAAACACCAGCTTCGTTTGCTACTTTTAACAAAATAGATTTTGATGAGATAAAAGCAAAATATAGCCAAGATAAAGAATACACAAAATATAATATAGAAAAATTTTATAACATCGTTCATAGCGCAATCATAAGAGGCGAGATAACAACTAACCCAAATGTAATCATGGATGTATCAAGAAAAATAGAAAATAAAAATGGAGAAAACATAGATTTTTTGATAGATTTTACTAAAAAAACTCAGCTTAATTCGATTTATATAATCACCTTTTATACCTGTGTTTCATTTTTTATCGTGCTTCTTTGTGCTTATACATTTATCTCGCTTAAAAGGAGAGAAAAATGCTTTTTAGAAAATCTATCTCTTTTAGATTTGCATACCCAAAACCTAAAAGCCATAGCTAGATTTCGTAGCAAAAATCCAGATGATGCTGAAATATACAAGCTTTTTGGTGATATTAGCGAGCATTTTTATGAAATGGATAAAATTGAACTAAGAAATAAAAATGAATATTCATTTTTCATGGATCTTATCACTAGTGAGGTAAAAAACCCCCTAAATGATATAGTTGGAAATATCCAGCTTTTACAAATGTTAAAATCAAATACACAACAACACGAGACTTATTACAACAAGCTTTTAGGTAGTGCAAAAGAACTTGATGTTTTATTTAATTCTTTGCTAAAAATTTCTAGCATACAAGCTAAAAATCTAAGCCTAGAGCTCTTAGAAGTTGATATATTTGACGCTATTAACAATGTAATCTCTGATGTGATTGCTAGCATAAAGCAAAATAATAAAACAAGAATAAACTTCATAGCCTATATTGACCCAGAACTAGAAGGTGGCGTAGTTTGTGATATAGCAAAACTTCGTTTTATCTTTGCTACATTGCTAGGCAATGCGATTAAGTATTGTTCGGTAAATGGTATGATTGCTTTGGTAATAAAATGCGAACACACAGAAATCCAAGGCGAAAAAATTATAAAAAGAATTAGAATTAGCATAATAGACAATGGCTCTGGCTTTGATCAAACAATGCTAATAGAACATAGTCAAACTGACAAAAACATAAAAGTATATAGCACCAAAGGGCTTAATTTAACAATTTCTAGAGAGTATTTGCGTGTTATGGGCTCAAAGCTTGAAATAAACTCATCACAAAAAGGAACCAAAGCTTCATTTATCCTAGAAGCTGAGTTTTGCAATCATGCACACAACTTAAAAGGTGCTTATACTGGCAAAAAAATCTATGTCCATGAAAGTAGCTTGCCTAAATTTGAGCTACCTATGGGTGAAAATAATGAGACACTTAAGCCAAGAGTGCTTTTAGACTCGTATCTTAGATACTTAGGCTTTGATTATGAGTTTACTGATGCTAAGCTTGATGATGCTATCTATATAGTAGTTGGCGAAAAAGAGCCTTTTGATATGCAAAAATGTATCTTTTGCTCACCTACACCACCAGATGTCATCACAGATGATAAGGTGCATATAGAAACTCCATTTTGTGTAAATAGCATAGCAAATGCCTATGATATCATCACAGGCAAAGCCAGAGGCGAACAAAATATAGAAAAACTAGACGCCACAGCCCTAGTACTAACTACAACAGCCATAAGCTCTCTAGTGGCAAAATACATCCAGCATGTAAAACTACCTTCAAGCGAGATAAAAGACTACGATGATAGCAAAAAAGATAAAGTTTTCACGCTTGAAGGAAAGCTTTCTGGCAAATACGATATAGTCTTTGTAGATACTGATATGTTCAAAAACCTAAAAGTAGACTGCCCAGTAGTAAGCATCTCAAACGAAAAACTAAAAGAGGGTGATATAAACTCGCCTATCTTGCGTTCTATAATCTGCGATAAAAATAAAACCGAGCGACTAGAACAAGAAATCATCTACTCTATAAATGTGTTCAAAAGACGAAAAGGTCTTATTACCGGTGGTATCAAGGATATCTTGCTCTTTAAAAAATCGCTTGCAGCAAGCAATATCTACAAAAGTGCCATGCTAAGCTTTGCTAGTAGCGTAGATGTGGTAAATGATATAGGTCAGTTCTACAAAAAGCTAAAAACAGATACTTATAAAGTAGTAATGTGTGATTGTGGCATCAAGGGCTTTACTTATGAAGCCTATAAGAACGCAATCGAAGAAGCTCGTAAGAGCAAGGGACATCAAACTGTTGCTGTGCTATTTAAAGGCAGTAATGATACTGTGCATGTTAAGGATTTCTTTGAGATTATTTCAACTAAGGCTGGTAAGCGCGACCTTGAACAGTCGCTAAAAAGACATCTAAATACATCTCAGTATTAG
- a CDS encoding DUF4006 family protein, translating to MENQNRSVFGFGGVGGMLIATVLLLSILVVLTVLGISAQQDVMQKPYEYDRSELAGVKMLDSYDTESKIMRSKE from the coding sequence ATGGAAAATCAAAATAGATCTGTTTTCGGATTTGGTGGCGTTGGTGGTATGTTAATTGCTACTGTGCTTTTGCTCTCTATTTTAGTAGTTCTTACTGTGCTTGGAATTTCAGCTCAACAAGATGTAATGCAAAAGCCTTATGAATACGACCGCAGCGAGCTTGCTGGTGTCAAAATGCTTGATAGCTATGACACTGAAAGTAAAATTATGAGATCAAAGGAGTAA
- the fliN gene encoding flagellar motor switch protein FliN, protein MAEEELSPNGLFHGYDELLDIGVEFISELGTSTISVRELLALDIGSIIDLEKPAGESVELYINNCIVGKGEVMVYEKNLAIRINEILDSKSVIQYFKKELSQ, encoded by the coding sequence ATGGCAGAAGAAGAATTAAGCCCCAATGGGCTCTTTCATGGCTATGATGAGCTACTTGATATCGGCGTAGAGTTTATTAGCGAGCTTGGCACTAGTACTATTAGTGTGCGGGAGCTACTAGCACTTGATATAGGCAGCATCATAGACCTTGAAAAGCCAGCCGGTGAAAGCGTTGAGCTATATATAAATAACTGCATAGTAGGCAAAGGCGAGGTTATGGTATATGAAAAGAACCTAGCTATTCGTATAAACGAAATTCTAGATTCTAAATCAGTTATTCAATACTTCAAAAAAGAGCTCTCGCAATGA
- a CDS encoding cysteine ABC transporter substrate-binding protein encodes MRLLKIVFLAAVLFGSLWAKSLDEIKAAGVVRIGVFSDKAPFGYVDSKGEYQGYDVYFAKRIAQDLGVKLEFLALDPASRVQFVKSDKADIILANFTKTAEREKQVDFALPYMKVALGVVSPKKAQITDVKELEGKTLIVVKGTTADFYFTKNYPEIKLLKFDQYSQAYNALLDGRGDAFSTDNTEVQAWANQNEGFSVGIAKLGDLDVIAPAVKKGNKELLSWINEKIVELGKENFFHKAYEETLRPVYGADSNADDIVVEGGKL; translated from the coding sequence ATGAGACTATTAAAAATAGTTTTTCTAGCAGCTGTGCTTTTTGGTTCTTTATGGGCAAAAAGTTTAGATGAAATAAAAGCAGCAGGCGTGGTTCGTATAGGTGTATTTAGCGATAAAGCACCTTTTGGCTATGTTGATAGCAAGGGTGAGTATCAAGGATATGATGTGTATTTTGCTAAGCGTATTGCGCAGGATTTGGGCGTGAAGCTAGAGTTTTTAGCACTTGATCCAGCTAGCAGGGTGCAGTTTGTAAAAAGCGATAAGGCTGACATTATCCTAGCAAATTTCACAAAAACAGCCGAGAGAGAAAAGCAAGTAGATTTTGCTCTGCCTTATATGAAAGTAGCCCTTGGCGTAGTAAGTCCTAAAAAGGCGCAAATTACCGATGTAAAAGAGCTTGAAGGCAAAACGCTAATAGTGGTAAAGGGTACTACTGCTGATTTTTATTTCACAAAAAATTACCCTGAGATAAAACTTTTAAAGTTCGATCAATACTCTCAAGCATATAACGCACTCTTAGATGGTCGTGGGGATGCTTTTAGCACCGATAATACCGAGGTTCAAGCTTGGGCAAATCAAAATGAAGGCTTTAGCGTAGGTATAGCAAAGCTAGGTGATTTGGATGTGATTGCCCCTGCTGTGAAAAAGGGAAATAAAGAGCTTTTATCATGGATAAATGAAAAAATCGTTGAGCTTGGCAAAGAAAACTTCTTTCATAAAGCCTATGAAGAGACCTTGCGTCCAGTTTATGGAGCTGATTCAAATGCTGATGATATCGTAGTTGAAGGCGGTAAGCTATAA
- the lspA gene encoding signal peptidase II yields MLRILGKFFIFFICIMCVDQAIKYLFTHGGLSVKSEWIDLVLTYNRGVAFSMFAFLGEYLKIIQLVLIVGIFGYLIGERAMLARFSAELGIILGAGASNVLDRFIHGGVVDYVFWHKWFNFAVFNFADVMINLGVVIILLRLLIKK; encoded by the coding sequence ATGCTTAGAATTTTAGGTAAGTTTTTTATATTTTTTATCTGCATTATGTGTGTGGATCAAGCTATTAAATACTTATTTACTCACGGCGGACTTAGTGTTAAGAGCGAGTGGATAGACTTAGTTCTTACTTACAACCGCGGTGTTGCTTTTTCTATGTTTGCCTTTTTAGGCGAGTATTTAAAGATTATCCAGCTTGTGTTAATTGTGGGAATTTTTGGCTATTTAATAGGCGAGAGAGCTATGCTTGCTCGCTTTAGCGCAGAGCTTGGAATAATTCTTGGAGCTGGTGCTTCAAATGTGCTTGATCGCTTTATCCACGGCGGAGTTGTAGATTATGTATTTTGGCATAAGTGGTTTAATTTTGCTGTGTTTAACTTCGCTGATGTGATGATAAATTTGGGCGTGGTTATTATTTTGCTACGACTTTTGATTAAAAAATAA
- a CDS encoding cytochrome c oxidase, cbb3-type, CcoQ subunit, whose product MSVETIRELQGYGFFILLVLMVVILYSYWFHLVKSEKAGRRNYEKYGRLALDDKLDDSLVESSADNRSNK is encoded by the coding sequence ATGAGTGTAGAGACAATTAGAGAGCTTCAGGGGTATGGGTTTTTCATACTACTAGTGCTAATGGTAGTGATTTTATACAGCTACTGGTTTCATTTGGTAAAATCTGAAAAAGCTGGTCGTAGAAATTACGAAAAATATGGTCGCTTAGCTCTTGATGATAAGCTAGATGATAGTCTTGTCGAGTCTTCTGCAGACAATAGGAGTAATAAATGA
- a CDS encoding cbb3-type cytochrome c oxidase N-terminal domain-containing protein — MKWFNLEDNINLLTFIGAIAILTITAVVVIRLFGTMKDRSDKGELSEHSWDGIGEYKNPLPFGWAICFAGTIIWAIWYFLAGYPLNSYSQIGEYNEEVKAYNDKFEAKFASVSGADLAAMGEQVFLVQCAQCHGVDANGINGKAANLNVWGSEQAIYETIINGSKGLNYPMGEMNKAADLGIDDATAKAIAAYVAAEVSAIKKTKNPELVAAGKEAFVTCASCHGEDGKGMDGMTPDLSKYGSSDFVVDVLNRGKSGFIGVMPNFANSGVLNATQQKAVGAYINSLKGE; from the coding sequence ATGAAATGGTTTAATCTAGAAGATAATATAAATCTGCTTACTTTTATTGGTGCTATAGCTATTTTGACAATCACAGCTGTTGTTGTGATCAGGCTATTTGGTACCATGAAAGATAGATCAGATAAAGGTGAGCTTTCTGAGCATAGCTGGGATGGCATTGGCGAGTATAAAAACCCATTGCCTTTTGGCTGGGCGATTTGTTTTGCAGGTACTATTATTTGGGCGATTTGGTATTTCTTAGCAGGATATCCGCTAAACTCATATTCTCAAATCGGTGAGTATAACGAAGAAGTAAAAGCCTATAACGATAAGTTTGAAGCAAAATTTGCTAGTGTATCAGGTGCTGATCTAGCTGCTATGGGTGAGCAAGTTTTCTTGGTTCAATGTGCTCAGTGCCACGGTGTTGACGCTAACGGAATAAACGGCAAAGCAGCTAACCTAAATGTATGGGGTAGCGAACAGGCTATTTATGAGACTATAATAAATGGTTCAAAAGGTCTAAACTACCCTATGGGTGAGATGAATAAAGCTGCTGATCTAGGAATAGATGATGCTACTGCTAAGGCAATCGCTGCTTATGTGGCTGCTGAAGTTTCAGCTATAAAGAAAACTAAAAATCCAGAATTAGTAGCTGCTGGCAAAGAAGCATTTGTTACTTGTGCTAGCTGCCACGGTGAAGATGGCAAAGGTATGGATGGTATGACACCAGACCTTAGCAAATATGGCTCAAGCGACTTTGTAGTTGATGTGCTAAATCGTGGTAAAAGTGGCTTTATCGGTGTGATGCCTAACTTTGCTAACTCAGGCGTGCTAAATGCTACTCAACAAAAAGCTGTTGGTGCATATATTAACTCGCTAAAAGGAGAGTAA
- a CDS encoding chemotaxis protein CheX, giving the protein MQISTAINESVLHICDVLDTKVDFADSIEGEIYGSSIPVYEKTEEGEKEIQFFLYFKKEVLKDAADKLLQSSYTEDDLDDLSRELANQIIGYAKNLLNNASAHNPYSLGVPEFLGVVEHFHIEFIESKIYKINGNVLKIGYRIAWQKKN; this is encoded by the coding sequence ATGCAAATAAGCACAGCTATAAACGAATCTGTCCTTCATATCTGCGATGTTTTGGATACAAAAGTAGATTTTGCTGATTCTATAGAAGGCGAAATTTACGGCTCTTCAATCCCAGTTTATGAAAAAACAGAAGAAGGAGAAAAGGAAATTCAGTTTTTCTTGTATTTCAAAAAAGAAGTTTTAAAAGACGCTGCTGATAAATTGCTTCAATCAAGCTACACAGAAGACGATTTAGACGACCTTTCACGCGAGCTAGCAAACCAAATAATTGGATATGCTAAAAATCTTTTAAACAATGCTTCTGCGCACAATCCTTACTCTTTGGGCGTACCTGAGTTTTTGGGTGTGGTTGAGCATTTTCACATAGAGTTTATTGAATCAAAAATTTATAAAATAAATGGCAATGTACTAAAAATAGGTTATAGAATAGCATGGCAGAAGAAGAATTAA
- the ccoN gene encoding cytochrome-c oxidase, cbb3-type subunit I: MQPGNVLNYDFSVAKLFMFSTLIFGIVGMGIGTLIAFQMAYPDLNYLAGEYATFSRLRPLHTNGVVYGFMLSGIWATWYYVGQRVLKVSMSESKFLMFIGKLHFWLYILIIALAVITLFAGITTSKEYAELEWPIDILVVICWVLWGVSIFGLIGIRREKTLYVSIWYYIATFLGVAMLYLFNNMAVPTYFVTGLGDWWHSVSMYAGSNDALVQWWWGHNAVAFVFTVAIVAQIYYFLPKESGQPIFSYKLSVFAFWGLMFVYLWAGGHHLIYSAVPDWMQTMGSIFSIVLILPSWGSAINILLTMKGEWGQLRESPLIKFMILASTFYMFSTLEGPILSIKSVNAIAHFTDWIPGHVHDGTLGWVGFMTMAALYHMTPRVFKREIYSKSLMEAQFWIQTTGIVLYFASMWIAGITQGMMWRATDEFGNLAYTFIDTVTVLEPYYWIRAIGGLLYLVGFFMFCYNIMKSLGARKIESEPASASPMGN; this comes from the coding sequence ATGCAACCAGGTAATGTATTGAATTACGATTTTAGTGTTGCTAAATTGTTTATGTTTTCCACGCTGATTTTTGGTATCGTGGGCATGGGCATTGGTACGCTTATTGCGTTCCAAATGGCTTATCCAGATCTAAACTATCTAGCTGGCGAATACGCAACATTTAGCCGTCTTAGACCATTGCACACAAATGGTGTGGTATATGGTTTCATGCTTTCAGGTATTTGGGCTACATGGTATTATGTAGGTCAAAGGGTGCTAAAAGTATCAATGAGCGAGAGCAAGTTTTTGATGTTTATTGGTAAATTGCACTTCTGGCTATATATTCTTATCATTGCTCTTGCAGTAATTACACTATTTGCTGGTATTACTACATCAAAAGAATATGCTGAGCTAGAGTGGCCAATTGATATTTTGGTCGTGATTTGCTGGGTTCTTTGGGGTGTTAGCATTTTTGGTCTTATTGGAATTCGCCGTGAGAAAACTCTATATGTATCTATTTGGTACTATATAGCTACTTTCCTTGGCGTGGCTATGCTATATCTCTTTAACAATATGGCAGTTCCTACTTATTTTGTAACAGGACTAGGAGATTGGTGGCACTCAGTATCTATGTATGCTGGTTCAAACGACGCTCTTGTTCAATGGTGGTGGGGACACAACGCAGTTGCGTTTGTATTTACAGTAGCTATCGTTGCGCAAATCTATTATTTCTTACCAAAAGAAAGCGGTCAACCAATTTTCAGCTATAAACTTTCTGTATTTGCCTTCTGGGGTCTAATGTTTGTTTATCTATGGGCTGGCGGTCACCACTTGATCTATTCAGCTGTTCCTGATTGGATGCAAACAATGGGTTCTATTTTCTCGATTGTGCTAATCTTGCCTAGCTGGGGTTCAGCTATTAACATCTTGCTTACTATGAAAGGTGAGTGGGGTCAACTAAGAGAATCACCACTTATTAAGTTTATGATTCTAGCTAGTACATTCTATATGTTCTCTACTCTTGAAGGTCCAATCCTTTCAATCAAATCAGTAAATGCTATTGCACACTTTACTGACTGGATTCCAGGACATGTTCACGATGGTACTCTTGGCTGGGTTGGCTTTATGACCATGGCCGCACTTTATCATATGACTCCACGCGTGTTTAAAAGAGAGATTTACTCAAAATCACTAATGGAAGCACAATTTTGGATCCAAACTACAGGTATCGTGCTATACTTTGCTTCAATGTGGATCGCAGGTATCACACAAGGTATGATGTGGAGAGCTACTGATGAGTTTGGTAACCTTGCTTATACTTTCATCGATACTGTGACTGTTCTAGAGCCATATTATTGGATTAGAGCAATTGGTGGCTTGCTATACTTAGTTGGTTTCTTTATGTTCTGCTATAACATTATGAAATCTTTGGGTGCTAGAAAAATCGAGAGTGAGCCAGCTTCTGCCTCACCTATGGGCAATTAA